A part of Aegilops tauschii subsp. strangulata cultivar AL8/78 chromosome 2, Aet v6.0, whole genome shotgun sequence genomic DNA contains:
- the LOC109757903 gene encoding probable LRR receptor-like serine/threonine-protein kinase At1g63430 translates to MGRHWAGVLLLALHCGVAALLPPCSAASAPPLPPPIGGDASALLAFKRAVIEDPHAALADWTDADGDACDWRGVVCSSPHGSVVSLRLSNASLKGFIAPELGQLIFLQELYLDHNLLFGTIPKQLGSLRNLRVLDLGANRLAGPIPPELSGLNSVSVINLHSNGLTGNIPPQLGKLPNLVQLRLDRNRLKGSIPGGNATGFSPMADTGSTPHSGLCPSPRLSVADFSFNFLVGKIPICLKYLPRSSFQGNCFQDEYSIRQRAHQICASASTAANLKGFKRPASEHKHDKVQQPTWLIVLEIATGALLLVFLITGAITASRSCNLKPSIRISSWSRSKSWSDEITVLIDSDMLKSLPKLSRQELEVACEDFSNIIGSTPETVVYKGTMKDGPEVSVISLCAFEGHWTSQHELFYQNKVIDLARLNHENIAKFLGYCRESDPFSRMLVFEYASNGTLYEHLHYGEAAQFSWLRRMKIAIGIAQGLRYLHTESQPPFAISELNSNSVYVTEDFTPKLVDFECWKMLFSRHEKALGHFNSKASFPSRDSSEDKYMDIQGNTFAFGVILLEIISGRLPYCKDKGYLVDWAIKYLQQPEEIGKLVDPELTNVRTEDLAVICSVVSRCVDPDPSKRPSMQIIAGALETGIDLSAAGILKESSLAWAELALSL, encoded by the exons ATGGGGCGGCATTGGGCCGGCGTCCTGCTCCTCGCCCTGCACTGCGGGGTGGCGGCGCTGCTCCCCCCCTGCTCCGCGGCCTCGGCTCCGCCCCTGCCCCCTCCCATCGGCGGCGACG CGTCGGCGCTGCTGGCCTTCAAGCGGGCGGTGATCGAGGACCCGCACGCGGCGCTGGCCGACTGGACGGACGCCGACGGGGACGCCTGCGACTGGCGCGGCGTCGTCTGCTCCTCGCCCCACGGCTCCGTCGTCTCCCT GAGGCTGTCGAACGCGTCGCTCAAGGGGTTCATCGCGCCGGAGCTCGGGCAGCTCATCTTCTTGCAAGAGCT GTATTTGGATCACAACCTGCTTTTCGGCACGATCCCGAAGCAGCTGGGATCGCTGAGGAACCTCAGGGTCTTGGATTTGGGCGCTAACCGGCTCGCTGGCCCTATACCTCCTGAGCTGAGTGGGCTGAACAGCGTGAGCGTAAT AAACCTGCATTCCAACGGGCTAACCGGGAACATACCACCGCAGCTGGGCAAGCTACCAAATCTTGTTCAGCTTAGGTTGGACAGGAACAGGCTGAAAGGGTCAATTCCTGGTGGCAATGCTACTGGTTTTTCTCCTATGGCAGATACCGG GTCCACACCTCACAGTGGACTATGCCCGTCTCCTCGATTAAGCGTTGCAGATTTCTCCTTCAACTTCCTTGTTGGAAAAATCCCAATTTGTTTGAAGTATCTTCCAAG GTCAAGTTTTCAGGGGAACTGCTTCCAGGATGAGTACTCTATACGACAACGTGCTCATCAAATTTGTGCAA GTGCGTCTACAGCTGCTAATTTAAAGGGATTCAAACGCCCTGCTTCTGAGCATAAGCATGATAAAGTGCAGCAACCGACTTGGCTTATTGTTTTGGAAATCGCAACCGGTGCTCTCCTGCTTGTTTTCCTGATCACTGGTGCAATTACTGCCTCCAGAAGCTGCAATCTAAAGCCTTCTATAAGAATATCATCATGGAGTAGATCAAAAAGTTGGAGCGACGAGATAACAGTACTGATTG ATTCTGATATGCTGAAAAGTTTGCCAAAGTTGAGTCGTCAGGAACTTGAAGTAGCATGTGAGGATTTTAGCAACATTATTGGCTCAACTCCGGAGACAGTAGTCTACAAAGGAACAATGAAGGATGGACCTGAGGTTTCTGTCATATCATTGTGCGCCTTTGAAGGTCATTGGACTAGCCAGCATGAACTCTTTTACCAAAACAAG GTTATTGATCTGGCAAGGCTGAATCATGAGAACATAGCCAAGTTTCTGGGCTACTGCAGAGAGAGTGACCCGTTCTCGAGGATGTTAGTCTTTGAGTACGCGTCAAATGGGACCCTGTACGAGCACCTACACT ATGGGGAAGCAGCCCAATTTTCTTGGCTCAGACGGATGAAAATAGCCATCGGCATCGCCCAAGGTTTAAGGTATCTGCACACCGAGTCGCAGCCTCCTTTCGCTATATCAGAGCTGAACTCCAATTCAGTTTACGTCACAGAAGATTTTACCCCCAAG CTGGTCGACTTTGAGTGCTGGAAAATGCTGTTTTCGAGACACGAGAAGGCGCTCGGCCACTTCAACAGCAAAGCCTCTTTCCCTAGCCGGGACTCTTCGGAGGACAAGTACATGGACATCCAAGGCAACACGTTTGCCTTTGGAGTGATCTTGCTCGAGATCATCAGCGGGCGGCTTCCCTACTGCAAGGACAAAGGCTACTTGGTGGACTGG GCCATCAAGTACCTCCAGCAGCCGGAGGAGATCGGGAAGCTGGTCGACCCGGAGCTGACCAACGTGCGGACGGAGGACCTGGCGGTGATCTGCAGCGTGGTGAGCCGGTGCGTCGACCCCGACCCGTCCAAGCGGCCGTCGATGCAGATCATCGCGGGGGCCCTGGAGACCGGCATCGACCTCTCGGCGGCCGGCATCCTCAAGGAGTCCTCCCTGGCGTGGGCGGAGCTCGCCCTGTCGTTGTAG